The Deltaproteobacteria bacterium genome includes the window ACGTAGTCCGCATCAAGATGGCTGTCCAGGTCAAGAAATGGAAGCTGAAGAACAACATCCTGGCCCCGGTGGTTCAGCAGGTGCGCGGCAGCCTCGGAGCGCACGAGCAAGGGCTGATTATAACCACCAGCGACTTCAGCCCAGGAGCCGTCAAGGAAGCGGCCCAGGCAGATAAAACCCCCATCGCCCTGATGAACGGGGAACAACTCGTGATGCTGCTGATGGAACACGGCATCGGCGTTCATCGCTCCACACCGGATCTGTTCGAGATCGATGAAGAGTTTGCTATGGGAGGGAATGTTAAGTGAAGGCTGCGAAAGGTTCTCAAAAATACGATCACGGCTCGAAAGGCGAGGCACAAAAATCAAAGGTGAGAACGTAATGAGGGGAAATCTGCCAAAACCTATCAAGAAGCAGCGCGAGGTGTTGTACATGCCTTCAGCAGGGCACACTGCCGTGCTCGGAACTGCTGGAAGCGGTAAGACGACACTCGCTCTCTATCGGGCTGCCTATCTGTCCGAGCCGTCGATGCCACATGCTGGAAGGACGCTGCTCCTGACATTTAATAAAACACTTGTCACCTATCTTAAATATCTCAAACCCATTGAGCTACAGAATGTCCAAGTTGAAACCTACCATACATTCGCACGAGGTTATCTCAACAACCGTGGGAAAATGAGCAGGAATTGCATTTGCGATCCTGACTACAGAAACACGTTCATTTCCCAAGCAGTCAAAGTAGTCGAATCCGGCTACGAACCGTCAAAATTCTTTAAGAGGCCGCTCGAATTTTTCTCTGACGAAATCCAGTGGATTTTCAGCCATGGGATCACTTCCCAAGAGGAATATGTGGAAGTGGAGCGCGTTGGGCGTATCGGCACAAATCTTTCCCGCAAGCTTAGGCCAGTCATGTACGAGATTCTCAACAAGTATCTCGATATTCGAACTGCCGCTGGAAAATTGTATGACTGGGATGACATCTCTATTGCTGTGCGAAAAGAGTTCGAAGAGGATTCTTCGGCACGTTTTTATAAGCACATAATCGTTGATGAAGGGCAAGATTTCTCCCCAGAGATGATTCGCTCGCTGGCGGCAGCAATCCCTGAAGACGGTTCACTCTCGTTTTTCGGGGATGTTGCTCAGCAAATCTATGGACAACGGATGAGCTGGCGCTCTGCTGGACTGAATATCCCTCAACAGTGGTTCTTCAAAGAAAACTACCGAAATACAAAACAGATCGCTCAGTTGGGGCTGGCTATTTCCAGGATGCCTTTTTTCCAGGATATTCCCGATTTGGTTGAACCCACATCACCAAGGGCCGACGGCGCGTTGCCTACCTTAGTCGACTGCACAGACAAGGATCAACAGGTTGAAATCGCACTTCGGGCAGCAAGAGGTGCTGGGAAAACTCAGAGTGTTGCCATCCTCGTAAAAGATAGAGCCCAGGAAAAGATCTTTAGCTCCGCCTTGGGAGCAAACGCTACACGATTACACCGCGACCTTCAGGTATGGAATGACGGCCCCGGCATTTACCATGGCACCTATCACGCGGCTAAGGGGCTTGAATTTGACGTTGTGATACTTCCTTTCTTGGATGCGGACAATCTTCCCGATCCGGACTACATAGCCTCTCACGGGGAAGAGGATGGTCTTACGCATGATGGCAGACTTCTCTATGTGGCGGTAACGAGAGCAAAAACGAGCTTGATCCTGCTATACACCAAGGAGCTCACATCACTGCTGCCTGTTGACGAATCACTCTACCAGAGGGTCAAGCCATGAACTTGATTCAACAGGAGTGCGTCAATCGTGGGATCACTCGGATCTGCCATTTTACGCAGTCGAGAAACCTCGCTCATATTTTTGATGATCCTCTCGGGCTTTGTTCGAAGCGGACGCTTCAGCAGTATGATATGCCGCATAATCCGACCGACCCAGACCGATATGACGGGCGGGATGATCTGATTTGCTGCTCTATCGAATATCCGAACACCTACTACTTCGCGAAAGTCCGCGAACAAGACCACTTGTTCAAGGATTGGGTAGTGTTGATGATCGATGCCAGCTATCTGTGGCAGCCTGAGACTTGCTTTTGCCCGTGCAATGCCGCTCGGTCTCGTGGTGCTTATATCCAAACAGGGATAGTCGGGTTTCGATCACTTTACGCGGACACATCCCCTGGGATTACTTTTTCCCGTCCTGGCAGACATCTTCCCGCTGCACCAACCGATATTCAGGCGGAAGTT containing:
- a CDS encoding restriction endonuclease, which translates into the protein ISQLLAEMGFEMVEVTKLSGDGGIDVRGTLVVGDVVRIKMAVQVKKWKLKNNILAPVVQQVRGSLGAHEQGLIITTSDFSPGAVKEAAQADKTPIALMNGEQLVMLLMEHGIGVHRSTPDLFEIDEEFAMGGNVK
- a CDS encoding AAA family ATPase, which translates into the protein MRGNLPKPIKKQREVLYMPSAGHTAVLGTAGSGKTTLALYRAAYLSEPSMPHAGRTLLLTFNKTLVTYLKYLKPIELQNVQVETYHTFARGYLNNRGKMSRNCICDPDYRNTFISQAVKVVESGYEPSKFFKRPLEFFSDEIQWIFSHGITSQEEYVEVERVGRIGTNLSRKLRPVMYEILNKYLDIRTAAGKLYDWDDISIAVRKEFEEDSSARFYKHIIVDEGQDFSPEMIRSLAAAIPEDGSLSFFGDVAQQIYGQRMSWRSAGLNIPQQWFFKENYRNTKQIAQLGLAISRMPFFQDIPDLVEPTSPRADGALPTLVDCTDKDQQVEIALRAARGAGKTQSVAILVKDRAQEKIFSSALGANATRLHRDLQVWNDGPGIYHGTYHAAKGLEFDVVILPFLDADNLPDPDYIASHGEEDGLTHDGRLLYVAVTRAKTSLILLYTKELTSLLPVDESLYQRVKP
- a CDS encoding DUF4433 domain-containing protein, with the protein product MNLIQQECVNRGITRICHFTQSRNLAHIFDDPLGLCSKRTLQQYDMPHNPTDPDRYDGRDDLICCSIEYPNTYYFAKVREQDHLFKDWVVLMIDASYLWQPETCFCPCNAARSRGAYIQTGIVGFRSLYADTSPGITFSRPGRHLPAAPTDIQAEVLLKDPIPLDSIAGIAVHTEEQAHREICRLELQGITLDKQIYIAPDFFNKASLSRLIQRGVRATETIYENGGLHGR